A genomic segment from Flavobacterium litorale encodes:
- the rnr gene encoding ribonuclease R, translated as MSKNNGRPSAKKEKDFSRKIYKLLAKDPNKSFNYKQVAAAFHVTDTKGRNEIIKELKYLAAKQKIEETERGKYTVIAKNDYIEGVIDMTSRRTAYFVSTELEDDIFIPTNNLNKALDGDRVKVYIYNRRRGKRPEGEVVEILERAKTDFVGVIDVQKNFSFVSTANPKMYTDIFIPKNKLGNAQDGDVVLVRIEDWPAKADSPFGEVTRVLGRPGEHDTEIHAILAEYGLPYDFPVDVEAYAQKIDTEIHEDEIARRRDMRKTLTLTIDPKDAKDFDDALSFQKLDNGNYEIGIHIADVSHYLKEGTILDDEAYNRATSVYLVDRVVPMLPEVLSNFACSLRPHEEKYTFSAVFELNDKAELVNQWFGRTVIYSDQRFAYEEAQHIIETKEATIPADISLTGEAYTVSDDIQFTILKMDALAKIMRKKRMAKGAISFDKVEVKFNLDENAEPIGVYFKESKDANHLIEEFMLLANRKVAEYIGKQKKTFVYRIHDEPDTDKLMNLQTVISKFGYSVNFKTKQTISQSLNQLMVDARGKKEQNLVDTLAIRSMSKAKYSTDNIGHYGLAFDYYSHFTSPIRRYPDVMAHRLLQYYLDGGASVDEEVYEDKCNHCSGMEYLAVNAERDSIKYMQVKYMLDHKDEEFLGVISGVTEWGIYVEIVSNKCEGMCRIREIKDDYYTFDDKQYALVGEVTGNLLQLGDEVYVKVKNADLVKKQLDFQLVGTVKDDD; from the coding sequence ATGAGTAAAAACAACGGAAGACCTTCGGCTAAGAAAGAAAAAGATTTTTCACGAAAAATTTATAAACTACTAGCTAAAGATCCCAACAAATCATTCAACTACAAACAAGTTGCAGCTGCATTTCACGTTACCGATACCAAAGGACGTAATGAAATTATTAAAGAACTCAAATATCTTGCTGCCAAACAAAAAATTGAAGAAACAGAACGCGGAAAATATACTGTAATTGCTAAAAACGATTACATAGAAGGCGTTATTGATATGACGAGCAGGAGGACTGCTTATTTTGTATCGACAGAATTGGAAGACGATATTTTTATCCCTACCAACAACCTGAATAAGGCTTTGGATGGCGATAGGGTTAAGGTTTATATTTATAACCGCCGTAGGGGCAAACGCCCTGAGGGTGAAGTAGTAGAGATACTAGAGCGCGCTAAAACCGACTTTGTGGGGGTAATAGATGTACAAAAGAATTTTTCGTTTGTATCTACCGCCAACCCAAAAATGTATACCGATATTTTTATCCCGAAAAACAAATTGGGTAATGCTCAGGATGGCGATGTAGTATTGGTAAGAATAGAAGATTGGCCTGCTAAAGCCGATAGCCCTTTTGGCGAGGTAACCCGTGTGTTAGGACGCCCTGGCGAACACGATACCGAAATACATGCTATACTGGCAGAGTACGGATTGCCGTATGATTTTCCTGTAGATGTAGAGGCGTATGCGCAAAAGATAGATACCGAAATACACGAAGATGAAATTGCCCGTAGGAGGGATATGCGTAAAACATTAACGCTTACTATAGACCCTAAGGATGCTAAGGATTTTGATGATGCATTATCATTCCAGAAACTAGACAATGGTAATTATGAGATAGGCATACACATTGCCGATGTATCGCATTACTTAAAAGAGGGCACTATATTGGATGATGAGGCATACAACCGTGCTACATCGGTATATTTAGTAGATAGGGTAGTACCCATGTTACCCGAAGTACTCTCTAACTTTGCCTGTTCGTTACGTCCACACGAGGAAAAATATACGTTTTCGGCAGTATTTGAGCTTAACGATAAAGCAGAGCTTGTAAACCAATGGTTTGGGCGTACGGTTATTTATTCCGATCAGCGTTTTGCCTATGAGGAAGCACAGCACATTATTGAAACCAAAGAGGCTACCATACCAGCTGATATTTCGTTAACTGGAGAAGCATATACTGTTAGTGATGATATACAGTTTACCATACTAAAAATGGATGCACTTGCTAAAATAATGCGTAAAAAACGCATGGCAAAAGGAGCCATATCGTTTGATAAAGTAGAAGTAAAATTTAACCTCGACGAAAATGCCGAACCTATAGGCGTGTACTTTAAAGAATCTAAAGATGCCAATCATCTTATCGAAGAATTTATGCTGTTGGCAAACCGAAAAGTAGCCGAGTATATTGGCAAACAAAAGAAAACCTTTGTATACCGTATTCACGATGAACCCGATACCGATAAATTAATGAATTTGCAAACGGTAATATCCAAGTTTGGGTATAGCGTTAACTTTAAAACAAAGCAAACCATATCGCAATCCTTAAACCAATTAATGGTAGATGCTCGTGGTAAAAAAGAACAAAACCTTGTAGATACCCTTGCTATTAGGAGTATGAGCAAAGCCAAATACTCCACAGATAATATTGGGCATTATGGTTTAGCATTCGATTATTACTCGCACTTTACATCGCCCATACGCCGTTACCCCGATGTTATGGCACACCGCTTATTGCAATATTATTTAGATGGAGGTGCATCAGTAGATGAAGAGGTGTACGAAGATAAATGCAACCACTGTTCAGGCATGGAATACCTTGCAGTAAACGCCGAGCGCGATAGCATTAAATACATGCAGGTTAAGTACATGCTGGACCATAAGGATGAGGAGTTTTTGGGTGTAATATCGGGCGTTACCGAGTGGGGTATTTACGTAGAAATAGTATCTAACAAATGCGAAGGTATGTGCCGTATACGCGAAATTAAAGACGATTATTATACGTTTGATGATAAGCAATACGCCTTAGTAGGCGAAGTTACAGGCAACTTATTACAATTGGGCGACGAAGTTTATGTAAAAGTAAAAAATGCCGACTTGGTTAAGAAACAGCTTGATTTTCAGTTGGTAGGAACAGTAAAAGATGATGATTAG
- a CDS encoding head GIN domain-containing protein, with protein MKTFLLLAAIATFQFATAQKTYELDSFNKIAISGDADMELQLVKSSENKLVISGADNEDLSDDFRVSSAGGYLAISNDYDDLEMIVYYTDDINEMTVSGDVEITCEDTIKSRNFMLSANSDVVVQLKVDTNNFTLVAASDAEITLSGSARNFNAAVASDAELNGNELKTKNNCSIAIASDGEASIYCKGNVDATVASDGELTIYGNPRNVNESKSSDAEITIMR; from the coding sequence ATGAAAACATTTTTATTACTAGCTGCCATAGCAACATTTCAGTTCGCAACAGCACAAAAAACCTACGAATTAGATAGCTTTAATAAAATAGCCATTAGTGGCGATGCCGATATGGAGTTACAACTTGTTAAATCATCTGAAAATAAACTTGTTATTTCGGGAGCAGATAACGAAGATTTATCGGATGATTTTAGAGTCTCTTCAGCAGGAGGATATTTGGCTATATCCAACGATTATGATGATTTAGAGATGATAGTATACTACACGGATGATATAAATGAAATGACAGTTTCGGGCGATGTAGAAATTACGTGTGAGGATACTATAAAATCCAGAAATTTTATGTTAAGTGCCAATAGCGATGTAGTAGTACAATTAAAAGTAGATACTAATAATTTTACGCTTGTAGCAGCATCCGATGCTGAGATAACACTATCGGGTAGTGCAAGGAATTTTAATGCAGCCGTAGCTTCTGATGCTGAACTGAACGGCAACGAACTTAAAACCAAAAACAATTGCAGTATTGCCATAGCATCCGATGGCGAAGCTAGTATATACTGCAAAGGAAATGTAGATGCTACAGTAGCCTCTGACGGTGAACTTACCATATACGGTAACCCAAGAAACGTTAATGAATCCAAGTCGTCCGATGCCGAAATTACTATAATGCGATAG
- a CDS encoding Tex family protein → MTNIQYIAGVVTAPVKSITATLQLLNEDCTIPFIARYRKDATGNLDEVVIEQIAKLNQAYEAIVKRKEAILKSIEEQNALTPELQDKINSSFDLIALEDLYLPYKKRRKTKADTARENGLEPLAKIIMAQNADDIDYVAGKYLNNKVVNEDDALQGARDIIAEWINENMYIRKNLRRIFNRNATITTKAVKTADPEKAQKFSQYLDWSENLTKAPSHRLLAMLRAAEEGIIKFKIEVDKDAVLAFMEQTVIKNPKKETAPHLQKAIADSYKRLLAPAIGNEVLQEAKTKADATAIHVFADNLQQLLLAPPLVGKRILAIDPGFRSGCKVVCLDEKGDLLYNETIFPHPPQKESAIAMKKIRSMANAYKVEAIAIGNGTASRETEHFIKKIAWDTPPQVFIVNEAGASVYSASKIARSEFPNYDVTVRGAVSIGRRLSDPLAELVKIDPKAIGVGQYQHDVDQTKLKEELDTVVMRCVNAVGVNINTASKSLLSYVSGIGDKLAENIVAYRTENGAFEDRKQLKKVPRLGEKAYQQAAAFVRIPNAKNPLDNSAVHPEAYLIIEKMAKDLKLKTAELISNKVASAKINIDDYATENIGVLGLQDILKELEKPGLDPRKSVKMFEFDPNVKSITDLNTGMILPGIVNNITNFGCFIDVGIKESGLVHISQLKEGFVSDVNEVVKLHQHVTVKVMEVDEARKRVQLSMIV, encoded by the coding sequence ATGACAAACATTCAATATATAGCGGGGGTGGTAACTGCACCCGTAAAAAGCATAACCGCCACACTACAATTACTAAACGAAGACTGTACCATACCCTTTATAGCCCGTTATCGTAAAGATGCTACAGGTAACCTCGATGAGGTAGTAATAGAGCAAATAGCCAAGCTCAACCAAGCCTATGAGGCAATTGTAAAGCGAAAAGAAGCGATACTTAAAAGCATTGAAGAACAAAACGCACTTACACCCGAATTACAGGATAAAATTAATAGTAGTTTCGACCTTATAGCGTTAGAAGACTTATACCTGCCCTACAAAAAACGCCGAAAAACCAAAGCTGATACGGCGCGCGAAAATGGATTAGAGCCGTTGGCAAAAATAATTATGGCACAAAACGCTGATGATATTGATTATGTAGCGGGTAAATACCTTAATAACAAAGTAGTTAACGAAGATGATGCCCTACAAGGTGCACGCGACATTATAGCCGAGTGGATTAACGAGAATATGTACATAAGGAAAAACCTGCGTCGTATTTTTAACCGTAATGCAACAATAACAACCAAAGCCGTTAAAACTGCCGACCCCGAAAAAGCACAAAAATTTTCGCAATACCTCGATTGGAGCGAGAACCTAACCAAAGCACCATCGCATCGACTGTTGGCAATGCTACGGGCAGCCGAAGAGGGGATTATAAAATTTAAAATAGAAGTGGATAAAGATGCTGTTTTGGCTTTTATGGAGCAAACGGTTATTAAAAACCCCAAAAAAGAAACGGCACCACACCTGCAAAAAGCCATAGCCGATAGTTACAAACGTTTGCTAGCACCTGCCATAGGCAACGAGGTATTGCAAGAAGCCAAGACGAAAGCCGATGCTACAGCCATACATGTATTTGCCGATAATTTACAGCAATTATTACTTGCACCACCATTGGTAGGAAAACGCATACTTGCCATAGACCCTGGATTCAGGTCGGGTTGTAAAGTAGTCTGCCTCGACGAAAAAGGCGATTTGTTATATAACGAAACGATATTTCCGCATCCGCCACAAAAAGAGAGCGCCATTGCCATGAAAAAAATACGTTCTATGGCAAATGCTTACAAAGTAGAAGCCATAGCCATTGGTAACGGTACAGCAAGCCGCGAAACCGAACATTTTATTAAAAAAATAGCCTGGGACACGCCACCACAAGTATTTATAGTAAACGAGGCTGGTGCATCGGTATATTCGGCATCAAAAATTGCACGTTCAGAATTCCCAAATTACGATGTTACCGTGCGTGGTGCAGTATCCATAGGGCGTAGGCTGTCCGACCCACTTGCCGAACTGGTAAAAATAGACCCCAAAGCCATAGGCGTAGGGCAGTACCAACACGATGTAGACCAAACCAAACTAAAAGAAGAACTCGATACGGTAGTAATGCGTTGTGTAAACGCGGTGGGTGTAAACATAAACACCGCTAGTAAATCGTTGTTAAGTTATGTATCGGGCATAGGGGATAAGCTCGCCGAAAACATCGTGGCGTATCGTACCGAAAATGGTGCTTTTGAGGACAGAAAACAACTTAAAAAAGTACCTCGACTAGGAGAAAAAGCCTACCAACAGGCAGCAGCGTTTGTACGCATACCCAATGCTAAAAACCCGTTGGATAATAGTGCTGTGCACCCAGAAGCCTACCTGATTATTGAGAAAATGGCAAAGGACTTAAAGTTAAAAACGGCGGAGCTAATTTCGAATAAAGTGGCTAGTGCAAAAATTAATATTGATGATTATGCTACTGAAAATATTGGTGTACTGGGTTTACAAGATATTTTAAAAGAGCTTGAAAAACCTGGGCTAGACCCGCGTAAATCGGTTAAAATGTTTGAGTTCGACCCCAATGTAAAATCGATTACCGACCTCAATACAGGTATGATTTTACCTGGTATAGTAAACAACATTACCAATTTTGGTTGCTTTATTGATGTAGGCATTAAGGAGAGTGGACTGGTACATATATCGCAATTAAAAGAAGGTTTTGTGAGCGATGTAAACGAAGTTGTAAAATTACACCAGCACGTTACCGTAAAAGTGATGGAAGTGGACGAAGCCCGAAAAAGGGTACAGTTAAGTATGATAGTATAA
- a CDS encoding M23 family metallopeptidase, producing the protein MAKKRLKRKVIKKKLFNKSRLVILDEDNFEEKFSLKLNLMNVFVVLTTVSIVMIALTTYIIAFTPLREYIPGYNSTKLKREATENAIKTDSLTQELEANKAYLASIKKVLTGDLELTKLNRDSIYVPEQKETPHIDVSPSEAELKLMEEVALEDKYNLFEESKPRVNLVLFSPAKGHITEPYNSKNKHFAVDVALAKDTPIKSVAAGTVLFADWTPTNGNVIIVRHNDGIISVYKHAATLTKEQGDIVHSGEAIALAGSTGEQSTGVHLHFELWKDGYPINPTQYINFE; encoded by the coding sequence ATGGCAAAAAAAAGGCTCAAGAGAAAGGTAATCAAAAAAAAGCTATTTAACAAAAGCCGTTTGGTTATACTGGATGAGGATAACTTTGAGGAAAAATTTTCGCTCAAGCTTAACCTCATGAATGTTTTTGTGGTACTTACTACGGTAAGTATTGTAATGATAGCACTTACCACCTACATTATTGCCTTTACACCCTTACGGGAGTACATACCAGGGTACAACTCTACCAAACTAAAACGAGAAGCTACGGAAAATGCTATAAAAACAGACTCGTTAACACAAGAACTGGAGGCGAATAAAGCCTACCTAGCCTCTATAAAAAAAGTGCTTACAGGCGATTTGGAGCTGACGAAATTAAATAGAGATTCGATTTACGTACCCGAACAAAAAGAAACACCTCATATAGACGTATCGCCATCTGAAGCTGAGCTGAAGTTAATGGAAGAGGTAGCACTAGAGGATAAGTATAATTTATTTGAAGAATCCAAGCCACGTGTAAACCTCGTACTATTTTCTCCTGCAAAAGGGCACATTACCGAGCCGTACAACTCTAAAAATAAACATTTTGCTGTAGATGTTGCTTTGGCTAAAGATACACCTATAAAATCGGTAGCCGCAGGTACCGTATTGTTTGCCGATTGGACGCCTACCAACGGTAACGTAATTATAGTACGCCATAACGATGGTATTATATCGGTGTACAAACATGCTGCTACATTAACCAAAGAACAAGGCGATATAGTGCACTCGGGCGAGGCAATAGCTCTTGCAGGCTCTACGGGCGAACAATCTACAGGAGTACATTTACATTTTGAGCTATGGAAAGACGGTTACCCTATAAACCCCACCCAATATATTAATTTTGAATAG
- a CDS encoding putative signal transducing protein — protein sequence MKDFITAAVFTYPHEITILKHLLTEAGISYFFENETMTSIVPMYSAALGGIKLKVHPNDLEDVKAILNNFSSNSNLKIV from the coding sequence ATGAAAGATTTTATTACAGCAGCCGTATTTACCTATCCGCACGAAATTACCATACTAAAGCACTTACTTACCGAGGCAGGCATTAGCTACTTTTTTGAGAACGAAACCATGACATCCATAGTACCCATGTACTCGGCAGCATTGGGTGGCATTAAACTAAAAGTACACCCCAACGACTTAGAGGACGTAAAAGCAATACTAAACAATTTTTCGTCCAACAGTAACCTCAAAATTGTATAG
- a CDS encoding type II toxin-antitoxin system RelE/ParE family toxin, with the protein MGFKVVWSDFAKSELDKIFEYYCENASTNFAKKIVQKIISEPDRLINNPEISQREELLLNREIDYFSLLCDNYKIIYSVDKKLQLIKIADVFDTRQNPIKLKRNK; encoded by the coding sequence ATGGGTTTTAAAGTTGTTTGGTCTGACTTTGCGAAAAGCGAATTGGATAAAATATTTGAATATTATTGTGAAAATGCTAGTACAAATTTTGCCAAGAAAATAGTTCAAAAAATAATTTCTGAACCTGATAGACTAATAAATAATCCTGAAATTAGCCAGCGTGAGGAATTACTTTTAAATCGTGAAATTGACTATTTTAGTTTACTTTGCGATAACTATAAAATTATCTATTCGGTAGACAAAAAGCTACAATTAATTAAAATTGCTGATGTTTTCGATACTCGGCAAAATCCCATTAAGCTCAAACGTAATAAATAA
- a CDS encoding twin-arginine translocase TatA/TatE family subunit: MNSLAFFLGMIGTPQIILIVVVLLLLFGGRKIPELMKGLGSGIKEFKNAAKEDEQPATSKKQQTQEDNKL, from the coding sequence ATGAATTCATTAGCATTTTTTCTGGGAATGATTGGCACACCACAAATCATATTGATTGTTGTGGTTTTACTTTTACTTTTTGGCGGAAGAAAAATTCCTGAACTAATGAAAGGACTTGGTTCTGGTATTAAAGAGTTTAAAAATGCTGCTAAAGAGGATGAGCAGCCCGCAACGTCTAAAAAGCAACAAACACAAGAAGACAATAAATTGTAA
- a CDS encoding LysE family translocator: MIDDIFAALPLGFMLSFMPGAVFFVLLETSVVKGFRAALTFDIGVVIADLVFICIAYFSSYRLIQSIKDEPALFVFGGLILLTYGLISFIKQKRVGKNEMIKKSESKEIMKKDYLGLFLKGFLLNFINVGVLGFWLAILITVGPQLDMEKSRMAVFFASILAAYFITDIFKILLAKQLRSKLTAGNILKIKKVISIILMIFGIALLAQAWSPSERVFVMDQLEADE, encoded by the coding sequence ATGATTGACGATATTTTTGCGGCGCTACCATTAGGATTTATGCTTAGTTTTATGCCTGGGGCTGTATTTTTTGTACTTCTTGAAACCAGTGTTGTAAAAGGATTTAGAGCAGCCCTAACATTTGATATAGGGGTAGTAATTGCCGACTTGGTTTTTATTTGCATTGCCTATTTTAGCAGCTACAGGCTTATACAAAGCATTAAAGACGAACCTGCACTATTTGTATTTGGCGGGCTAATACTGCTTACCTACGGGCTAATATCCTTTATAAAGCAAAAGCGGGTAGGCAAAAACGAAATGATAAAAAAAAGCGAGTCCAAAGAAATCATGAAAAAAGATTACTTGGGGCTTTTTTTAAAGGGCTTTTTGCTCAATTTTATCAACGTAGGCGTACTCGGGTTTTGGTTGGCAATACTAATAACAGTAGGACCACAATTGGATATGGAAAAAAGCAGAATGGCTGTATTTTTTGCCTCCATACTAGCAGCCTATTTTATTACCGATATTTTTAAAATACTACTAGCCAAACAACTGCGTAGCAAGTTAACAGCAGGCAACATACTTAAAATTAAAAAAGTAATAAGCATTATACTCATGATTTTTGGTATAGCCCTGTTAGCACAAGCATGGTCGCCGTCCGAAAGAGTATTTGTAATGGATCAGTTAGAAGCAGACGAATAG
- a CDS encoding head GIN domain-containing protein, whose amino-acid sequence MKKLILVALLTISQCINAQEVTKKLGDFSVVKVFDMINVTLVKSSENKIEIVGDRANEVVVVNKNGKLKIKMEFTKLLAGEDIEATLYYTGTIREIEANEGSYIGSSDVLKVTSLDLNAKEGATIKVEMDVQHLNSKISSGGIAELYGKCINHEVKINSGGILEAKQLITEQTEIKVSAGGEVEIYATDYVNAKVTAGGDIDVYGNPSQVDKKTTFGGRIRIK is encoded by the coding sequence ATGAAAAAGTTAATTTTAGTAGCATTATTAACTATAAGTCAATGTATTAATGCGCAGGAGGTAACCAAAAAGCTAGGCGATTTTTCAGTCGTAAAAGTATTCGATATGATTAACGTAACGCTCGTTAAATCATCCGAAAATAAAATAGAAATTGTAGGCGACAGAGCTAACGAAGTAGTGGTAGTAAACAAAAACGGTAAACTCAAAATAAAAATGGAGTTTACAAAATTACTAGCTGGCGAAGACATTGAGGCTACTTTATACTACACGGGCACAATAAGAGAAATAGAAGCCAACGAAGGTTCGTACATAGGCTCTTCAGACGTTTTAAAAGTTACTTCGCTCGATTTAAATGCTAAAGAAGGTGCTACTATAAAAGTAGAGATGGACGTACAGCATTTAAATTCTAAAATTAGCTCAGGTGGTATTGCAGAGCTTTATGGTAAATGCATTAACCACGAGGTTAAAATAAACTCAGGGGGTATACTTGAGGCAAAACAACTAATTACCGAGCAAACCGAGATAAAAGTAAGTGCTGGTGGCGAAGTAGAAATATACGCTACCGATTACGTAAATGCTAAAGTAACAGCAGGTGGTGATATAGATGTGTATGGTAATCCATCGCAAGTAGATAAAAAAACAACTTTTGGAGGCAGAATCAGAATAAAGTAA
- the rpiB gene encoding ribose 5-phosphate isomerase B: protein MKISIGNDHAAPDYKKAIVQHLEQKGITVINHGTDTFDSVDYPDFVYPVANDVTNGTADFGILLCGSGNGVSMTANKYSNIRAALCWTKEITELARQHNDANILSIPARYTSVQQAIAMVDAFINTDFEGGRHQNRVAKIACK, encoded by the coding sequence ATGAAAATTTCGATAGGAAACGACCACGCTGCTCCCGACTATAAAAAAGCAATTGTACAGCACCTAGAGCAAAAAGGCATAACCGTTATTAACCATGGTACTGATACTTTTGATAGCGTAGATTACCCCGATTTTGTATACCCTGTAGCCAACGATGTAACCAATGGTACTGCCGATTTTGGTATACTATTGTGTGGTAGTGGTAATGGCGTATCTATGACGGCTAACAAGTACTCCAATATTCGTGCTGCACTATGTTGGACCAAAGAAATTACCGAACTGGCCCGCCAGCATAACGATGCTAATATATTAAGTATACCAGCTCGTTATACCTCCGTACAACAAGCTATAGCAATGGTAGATGCTTTTATTAACACTGATTTTGAAGGTGGACGCCACCAAAACAGAGTTGCTAAAATTGCTTGTAAGTAA
- a CDS encoding SdpI family protein produces the protein MQDILNAITSIFFLSGFVLLVTAILMHFFPPKKINDLYGYRSKRSKQSQENWDFAQKFSTKQMLKVAIFMLISGGVNAMLDLEQQTEAIFGILMLLVGMAYLFYTTENELKNRSTD, from the coding sequence ATGCAAGATATACTAAATGCAATAACAAGTATTTTTTTCTTAAGTGGCTTTGTACTACTTGTAACGGCTATACTAATGCATTTTTTTCCACCAAAAAAAATTAACGATTTATATGGTTATCGTTCCAAACGCTCCAAGCAATCGCAGGAAAATTGGGATTTTGCTCAAAAATTTTCCACCAAACAAATGCTAAAAGTAGCTATATTTATGCTGATTTCAGGAGGGGTTAATGCCATGCTTGATTTAGAGCAACAAACAGAAGCCATTTTTGGAATACTAATGCTACTAGTAGGTATGGCTTACCTTTTTTATACCACCGAGAACGAACTAAAAAACCGTTCTACCGATTAA
- the folB gene encoding dihydroneopterin aldolase, giving the protein MGIIRLQDIRTFSYHGCLVEEAKIGSDYLVNLEVKTDLRKARHTDDLNDTVDYVHLNSIVVEEMAIRAQLLEHVAERIIKRIFEELAAVSRIKIAVSKVNPPIGGDVAAVTVQIEEYRN; this is encoded by the coding sequence ATGGGAATAATACGATTACAGGACATACGCACCTTTAGTTACCATGGGTGTTTGGTGGAGGAGGCTAAAATAGGCTCGGACTACTTGGTGAATTTGGAGGTAAAAACGGATTTGCGTAAGGCTAGGCATACGGATGATTTGAATGATACGGTTGATTATGTACACCTAAACAGCATTGTGGTTGAGGAAATGGCTATACGTGCCCAATTGCTGGAGCATGTGGCAGAACGGATTATTAAGCGTATTTTTGAGGAGCTTGCTGCGGTATCTCGAATTAAAATAGCCGTATCTAAGGTAAACCCGCCTATTGGTGGCGATGTAGCTGCGGTTACGGTACAAATTGAGGAATACCGCAACTAG